One part of the Macaca mulatta isolate MMU2019108-1 chromosome 6, T2T-MMU8v2.0, whole genome shotgun sequence genome encodes these proteins:
- the ZBED3 gene encoding zinc finger BED domain-containing protein 3 isoform X1 has product MRSGEPTCTMDEASGLDDTAARGGQCPGLGPAPMPPGRLGAPYSEAWGYFHLAPGRPGHPSGHWATCRLCGEQVGRGPGFHAGTSALWRHLKSAHRRELESSGTRRSPPAAPCPPPPVPAAAPEGDWARLLEQMGALAVRGSRRERELERREAAVEQGERALERRRRALQEEERAAAQARRELQAEREALQVRLREVSRREGALGWAPTALPLKDDPEGDRDSCVITKVLL; this is encoded by the coding sequence ATGAGGAGTGGCGAGCCGACCTGCACCATGGACGAGGCCAGCGGGCTAGACGACACGGCGGCACGGGGCGGTCAGTGTCCCGGACTGGGGCCAGCGCCGATGCCTCCCGGCCGCCTGGGGGCGCCGTACTCCGAGGCCTGGGGCTACTTCCACCTGGCCCCGGGGCGCCCCGGGCATCCGTCGGGCCACTGGGCCACCTGCCGTCTGTGCGGGGAGCAGGTGGGCCGCGGCCCGGGCTTCCACGCAGGGACCTCGGCGCTGTGGAGGCACCTGAAGAGCGCGCACCGGCGGGAGCTGGAGAGCAGCGGCACCCGGCGCTCACCACCTGCCGCGCCCTGCCCGCCGCCGCCCGTCCCCGCTGCGGCCCCCGAGGGCGACTGGGCGCGCCTGCTGGAACAGATGGGCGCACTGGCCGTGCGCGGCAGCCGGCGGGAGCGGGAGCTGGAACGGCGTGAGGCGGCCGTGGAGCAGGGTGAGCGCGCCCTGGAGCGGAGGAGGAGGGCGCTGCAGGAGGAGGAGCGCGCCGCGGCCCAGGCGCGCCGGGAGCTGCAGGCCGAGCGGGAGGCGCTGCAGGTGCGGCTGCGGGAAGTGAGCCGCCGTGAGGGCGCCTTGGGCTGGGCTCCCACTGCGCTGCCGCTCAAGGACGACCCCGAGGGGGACAGGGACAGCTGCGTCATCACAAAGGTCCTCCTGTAG
- the ZBED3 gene encoding zinc finger BED domain-containing protein 3 (The RefSeq protein has 1 substitution compared to this genomic sequence), translated as MRSGEPTCTMDEARGLDDTAARGGQCPGLGPAPMPPGRLGAPYSEAWGYFHLAPGRPGHPSGHWATCRLCGEQVGRGPGFHAGTSALWRHLKSAHRRELESSGTRRSPPAAPCPPPPVPAAAPEGDWARLLEQMGALAVRGSRRERELERREAAVEQGERALERRRRALQEEERAAAQARRELQAEREALQVRLREVSRREGALGWAPTALPLKDDPEGDRDSCVITKVLL; from the coding sequence ATGAGGAGTGGCGAGCCGACCTGCACCATGGACGAGGCCAGCGGGCTAGACGACACGGCGGCACGGGGCGGTCAGTGTCCCGGACTGGGGCCAGCGCCGATGCCTCCCGGCCGCCTGGGGGCGCCGTACTCCGAGGCCTGGGGCTACTTCCACCTGGCCCCGGGGCGCCCCGGGCATCCGTCGGGCCACTGGGCCACCTGCCGTCTGTGCGGGGAGCAGGTGGGCCGCGGCCCGGGCTTCCACGCAGGGACCTCGGCGCTGTGGAGGCACCTGAAGAGCGCGCACCGGCGGGAGCTGGAGAGCAGCGGCACCCGGCGCTCACCACCTGCCGCGCCCTGCCCGCCGCCGCCCGTCCCCGCTGCGGCCCCCGAGGGCGACTGGGCGCGCCTGCTGGAACAGATGGGCGCACTGGCCGTGCGCGGCAGCCGGCGGGAGCGGGAGCTGGAACGGCGTGAGGCGGCCGTGGAGCAGGGTGAGCGCGCCCTGGAGCGGAGGAGGAGGGCGCTGCAGGAGGAGGAGCGCGCCGCGGCCCAGGCGCGCCGGGAGCTGCAGGCCGAGCGGGAGGCGCTGCAGGTGCGGCTGCGGGAAGTGAGCCGCCGTGAGGGCGCCTTGGGCTGGGCTCCCACTGCGCTGCCGCTCAAGGACGACCCCGAGGGGGACAGGGACAGCTGCGTCATCACAAAGGTCCTCCTGTAG